A window from Zingiber officinale cultivar Zhangliang chromosome 7A, Zo_v1.1, whole genome shotgun sequence encodes these proteins:
- the LOC122001869 gene encoding cysteine-rich and transmembrane domain-containing protein WIH2-like: MSYYNQQPPVGVPPAQGYPPEAYPKGAYPPQGYPPQGYPPQGYPPAGYPQQGYPPAGYPQQGYPPPYAQPPPRQQQSSGPTFLEGCLAALCCCCLLDACI, from the exons ATGAGCTACTACAACCAACAGCCTCCCGTCGGCGTCCCTCCCGCTCAAG GTTATCCGCCGGAGGCGTACCCCAAGGGCGCATACCCGCCGCAGGGATACCCACCACAAGGGTATCCGCCGCAGGGTTATCCCCCGGCGGGGTATCCTCAGCAGGGATATCCACCGGCGGGGTATCCCCAGCAGGGATATCCACCGCCCTATGCGCAGCCGCCGCCACGCCAGCAGCAGAGCAGCGGGCCGACCTTCCTCGAGGGATG CTTGGCTGCTCTTTGTTGCTGCTGCCTTCTGGATGCTTGCATCTGA